In Kocuria turfanensis, a single genomic region encodes these proteins:
- a CDS encoding heparan-alpha-glucosaminide N-acetyltransferase domain-containing protein has product MVNVHHPAPGAPPSAEGPGLPVLRKPRLVGVDAARGLALVGMMSIHILPTWNPETYEPTLQWQLFAGRAAALFALLAGVGLGFSSGGRTPHRGRTMTGDRVGLLVRAVLVTALGLLVNQVMPEDPPAYDILLYYGMFFLLAVPFLHLPARTLFVLAGVTAVAGPVLMQALRGMLPALETYNPTLTGVLSDPGTVLSQVLLTGTYPAVPYLTYLLAGMGIGRLNLRSLHVQARLLGAGLVLTVGAWLVYWVLILRSGGYDRLMSSTPWLSEEQIDEIIVWGPDPVLPDTSWWWLLIPGPHTNTPVALLSDLGSGAAVLGALLLLARVVGAWLLPLSAMGSMTLTLYTAHLLALAAMLHYEVPLLWFLIHAGVAALFAVAWQRAYGRGPLERVVTRVAGAARGRVLAPGRRVRAGR; this is encoded by the coding sequence ATGGTCAACGTCCACCACCCCGCCCCCGGGGCGCCGCCGTCAGCAGAGGGCCCGGGGCTGCCCGTGCTCCGGAAGCCCCGGCTCGTGGGGGTGGACGCCGCGCGGGGTCTGGCCCTGGTCGGGATGATGTCGATCCACATCCTGCCCACCTGGAACCCCGAGACCTACGAGCCCACCCTCCAGTGGCAGCTGTTCGCCGGCCGGGCCGCCGCCCTGTTCGCCCTGCTGGCCGGGGTGGGCCTGGGGTTCTCCTCCGGCGGGCGCACGCCCCACCGGGGCCGGACGATGACCGGCGACCGCGTGGGGCTGCTCGTCCGTGCCGTGCTCGTCACCGCGCTCGGGCTGCTCGTCAACCAGGTGATGCCGGAGGACCCGCCCGCCTACGACATCCTGCTGTACTACGGGATGTTCTTCCTGCTGGCCGTCCCCTTCCTGCACCTGCCCGCCCGGACCCTGTTCGTCCTCGCCGGGGTGACCGCCGTGGCCGGACCCGTGCTGATGCAGGCGCTGCGGGGCATGCTGCCCGCGCTGGAGACCTACAACCCCACCCTCACCGGGGTGCTGTCCGACCCTGGGACCGTGCTCTCCCAGGTGCTGCTCACCGGCACCTACCCCGCGGTCCCGTATCTCACCTATCTGCTCGCGGGAATGGGCATCGGCCGGCTCAACCTGCGGTCGCTGCACGTCCAGGCCCGCCTGCTCGGGGCGGGGCTGGTCCTGACCGTGGGGGCGTGGTTGGTCTACTGGGTGCTGATCCTCCGGTCCGGCGGCTACGACCGGCTGATGAGCTCCACCCCCTGGCTGAGCGAGGAGCAGATCGACGAAATCATCGTGTGGGGCCCCGATCCCGTCCTGCCCGACACGTCGTGGTGGTGGCTGCTGATCCCCGGCCCGCACACGAACACCCCGGTGGCCCTCCTTTCCGACCTCGGCTCCGGCGCGGCCGTGCTGGGTGCCCTCCTCCTGCTCGCGCGGGTCGTCGGCGCGTGGCTGCTGCCCCTGAGCGCCATGGGCTCCATGACCCTGACCCTCTACACCGCGCACCTGCTGGCCCTGGCCGCCATGCTGCACTACGAGGTGCCCCTGCTGTGGTTCCTCATCCACGCCGGCGTCGCCGCCCTGTTCGCGGTGGCGTGGCAGCGGGCCTACGGGCGGGGTCCGCTCGAGCGCGTCGTCACCCGGGTGGCCGGCGCCGCGCGTGGCCGCGTCCTGGCCCCCGGGCGCCGGGTCCGCGCCGGGCGGTGA
- a CDS encoding MFS transporter — MPASSGPRSGAWLWFLVAGALLTQTALNLVRPVTTYKLLSLDADSVTVGLVTAAYAVLPLVTAMWLGRMTDRVRDLRTMVVAGALVLALGAMGLAVAPTVALIAAASALLGMGHLLFTIAGQSAVARFSPEDQLDKGFGWFTAAFSAGQLLGPLLVGLLLGTGSDVASPERVADITLSLWIGAALSLLVVPLMLLRLRATGAERGRTRADDAVPGPATGELEVVQDPVPRASMARILRVPGIPSHMLASLALLAMLDILTAFLPLVGERAGVSPAWVGVLLAVRGGASILSRVLLPWLAHRMSRRALLLVSLYGAGLALAAPPLVITVPWPAALCLFVGGFCLGLGQPITMTLVSTAVPSAWRGSALAVRLVGNRAGQVAMPLLAGLVAAPLGPAGAIWSTCAVLLASGLEKSVRR; from the coding sequence ATGCCGGCGTCCTCGGGGCCGCGCTCCGGGGCCTGGCTGTGGTTCCTCGTGGCCGGTGCGCTGCTGACGCAGACCGCACTGAACCTGGTCCGGCCCGTCACCACCTACAAGCTGCTCTCCCTGGACGCCGACTCGGTGACGGTCGGCCTGGTCACGGCCGCCTACGCGGTGCTGCCCCTGGTCACCGCGATGTGGCTGGGGCGGATGACCGACCGGGTGCGGGACCTGCGGACCATGGTGGTCGCCGGCGCCCTGGTCCTGGCCCTCGGGGCCATGGGCCTGGCGGTGGCCCCCACGGTGGCCCTGATCGCCGCGGCGAGCGCCCTGCTGGGGATGGGGCACCTGCTGTTCACCATCGCCGGGCAGTCCGCGGTCGCCCGGTTCTCCCCGGAGGACCAGCTCGACAAGGGCTTCGGCTGGTTCACCGCCGCGTTCTCCGCCGGGCAGCTGCTGGGGCCGCTGCTGGTCGGCCTGCTGCTGGGCACGGGCAGCGACGTCGCCTCCCCCGAGCGGGTCGCCGACATCACCCTGTCGCTGTGGATCGGGGCCGCCCTGTCCCTGCTCGTGGTGCCGCTGATGCTCCTCCGCCTGCGCGCGACGGGCGCGGAGCGCGGCCGTACCCGGGCCGACGACGCCGTGCCCGGTCCCGCCACCGGGGAGCTGGAGGTGGTCCAGGACCCGGTGCCGCGGGCCTCGATGGCGCGGATCCTGCGGGTCCCGGGGATCCCGTCCCACATGCTGGCCTCGCTGGCCCTGCTGGCGATGCTCGACATCCTCACCGCGTTCCTGCCGCTGGTGGGGGAGCGGGCGGGGGTCTCCCCGGCGTGGGTGGGCGTGCTGCTGGCCGTGCGCGGCGGCGCGTCGATCCTCTCCCGCGTGCTGCTGCCGTGGCTCGCCCACCGCATGTCCCGGAGGGCCCTGCTGCTGGTGAGCCTCTACGGCGCGGGGCTGGCGCTGGCCGCGCCGCCCCTGGTGATCACCGTGCCGTGGCCGGCGGCGCTGTGCCTGTTCGTGGGCGGGTTCTGCCTGGGCCTGGGCCAGCCGATCACCATGACACTGGTGTCCACCGCGGTGCCGTCCGCGTGGCGGGGCTCGGCCCTGGCGGTCCGGCTCGTCGGCAACAGGGCCGGGCAGGTGGCCATGCCCCTGCTGGCCGGGCTGGTCGCGGCGCCGCTGGGCCCGGCCGGAGCCATCTGGTCCACGTGCGCGGTGCTGCTGGCCAGCGGGCTGGAGAAGTCGGTGCGGCGGTAG
- a CDS encoding universal stress protein, giving the protein MTVVVARTSTPEGGAALAASIEEARRRQEDLLVFNLEGAQLDPEGSELDGVPVTFRTPDARNRDAVGELLDAAEQVDASAVVIGVKHRSPVGKLLLGSAAQQILLEANAPVIAVKPRRD; this is encoded by the coding sequence ATGACCGTCGTCGTTGCCCGTACCAGCACCCCCGAGGGCGGGGCCGCGCTCGCGGCCTCGATCGAGGAGGCCCGGCGCCGTCAGGAGGACCTGCTGGTCTTCAACCTCGAGGGCGCCCAGCTCGACCCCGAGGGCAGCGAGCTCGACGGCGTGCCCGTCACCTTCCGCACGCCCGACGCCCGCAACCGGGACGCCGTGGGCGAGCTGCTCGACGCCGCCGAGCAGGTGGACGCCTCCGCCGTGGTGATCGGCGTGAAGCACCGCAGCCCCGTGGGCAAGCTGCTGCTCGGCAGCGCCGCCCAGCAGATCCTGCTCGAGGCCAACGCCCCGGTGATCGCGGTCAAGCCCCGGCGCGACTGA
- a CDS encoding tripartite tricarboxylate transporter substrate binding protein, which translates to MAVYGIVATAVIGLAAFFSFQSATAGSDIRANLTLIAPAGAGGGWDTFMREQQQAMRANSLVNNTQVVNIPGAAGTIGLGQLSTMEGQANTLMVTGAGLVAGVAQLDSAVTHDDVRPIARVVEEYDVVVVPADSPYETIDDLVRAWRANPAEVAWTGGGTFDQLVMTELALATGIEPSETTYIPKSGGGEATQALITGTADAATSGYMDVADQIEAGRLKALGMAAPQRLDGVEIPTLTEQGYEVDLANWRAVLAPPGITDEEFAELRTLLEESVATPEWQEAVERNKWTEVYLAGEEFDEFMASEQERIAMLVEEIS; encoded by the coding sequence ATGGCCGTCTACGGCATCGTGGCCACCGCAGTGATCGGCCTGGCCGCCTTCTTCTCGTTCCAGTCCGCGACCGCGGGCTCGGACATCCGCGCGAACCTGACGCTCATCGCCCCGGCCGGTGCCGGCGGCGGCTGGGACACGTTCATGCGGGAGCAGCAGCAGGCGATGCGGGCCAACAGCCTGGTGAACAACACCCAGGTGGTCAACATCCCGGGCGCGGCGGGCACCATCGGCCTGGGCCAGCTCTCCACCATGGAGGGCCAGGCGAACACCCTGATGGTCACCGGCGCCGGACTGGTCGCCGGCGTGGCGCAGCTGGACTCCGCCGTGACGCACGACGACGTGCGCCCGATCGCCCGGGTGGTCGAGGAGTACGACGTCGTCGTGGTCCCCGCCGACTCGCCCTACGAGACGATCGACGACCTCGTGCGGGCCTGGCGGGCGAACCCGGCCGAGGTGGCCTGGACCGGTGGCGGCACCTTCGACCAGCTCGTGATGACCGAGCTCGCGCTCGCGACCGGCATCGAGCCGTCCGAGACCACCTACATCCCCAAGTCCGGCGGCGGCGAGGCCACCCAGGCGCTGATCACCGGCACCGCGGACGCGGCGACCTCCGGCTACATGGACGTCGCGGACCAGATCGAGGCGGGTCGTCTGAAGGCCCTGGGCATGGCCGCCCCGCAGCGCCTGGACGGCGTCGAGATCCCGACCCTCACCGAGCAGGGCTACGAGGTGGACCTGGCGAACTGGCGGGCTGTGCTCGCCCCGCCGGGGATCACCGACGAGGAGTTCGCCGAGCTGCGCACGCTGCTCGAGGAGTCCGTGGCCACCCCGGAGTGGCAGGAGGCCGTCGAGCGCAACAAGTGGACCGAGGTGTATCTCGCGGGCGAGGAGTTCGACGAGTTCATGGCCTCGGAGCAGGAGCGCATCGCCATGCTGGTAGAGGAGATTTCCTGA
- a CDS encoding tripartite tricarboxylate transporter TctB family protein: protein MSTPTSSYTAAAGEHETGTQAPWAGPETQKSWWSGRSGLVVPAVVAAFSTYLLVGTLTMEIPEGTDFPGPTFYPLILVVAGYVLSALLVLHYLRHPEHPEELSQRTWRTHSDWSAVLWCAGGFLAFALTIELLGWILAAALLFWAVARGFGSRRPLFDISLALLVSSAIYLAFTVGLGLNLPSGLLGGGF, encoded by the coding sequence ATGAGCACCCCCACGTCCTCGTACACCGCCGCGGCGGGAGAGCACGAGACCGGCACGCAGGCCCCGTGGGCCGGGCCGGAGACGCAGAAGTCCTGGTGGAGCGGGCGCAGCGGCCTCGTGGTGCCCGCGGTGGTGGCCGCGTTCAGCACCTACCTGCTGGTCGGCACCCTGACCATGGAGATCCCGGAGGGCACGGACTTCCCCGGCCCCACGTTCTACCCGCTGATCCTGGTGGTCGCCGGCTACGTGCTGTCCGCGCTGCTGGTGCTCCACTACCTGCGCCACCCCGAGCACCCGGAGGAGCTCTCGCAGCGCACCTGGCGGACCCACTCGGACTGGTCCGCGGTGCTCTGGTGCGCGGGCGGCTTCCTGGCCTTCGCGCTCACCATCGAGCTGCTCGGCTGGATCCTCGCCGCCGCGCTGCTCTTCTGGGCCGTGGCCCGTGGCTTCGGCAGCCGCCGGCCCCTCTTCGACATCTCGCTCGCCCTGCTCGTGAGCAGCGCGATCTACCTGGCATTCACGGTCGGTCTGGGACTGAACCTCCCGTCCGGCCTCCTGGGAGGCGGTTTCTGA
- a CDS encoding tripartite tricarboxylate transporter permease, translating into MDALNLLMDGFAGALTPMNLLWVVVGCLLGTAVGVLPGLGSSMAVALLLPMTFALDPTAAFILFAGVYFGGLFGDSTMAILMNTPGQGSAIASTFEGHKMAKDGRAPQALATAAIGAFIGGMVASVVVVFLAPRLADFSANFGPAEYFALALFAFVATSSVVSDSVPKGLASLVLGLGIATVGIDAISGSERFTYGSPNLFDGISLVTVSVAVLALGEVLHVASRIRRDPAAHQMKFSGRPFLSRAELKEAAPAWARGTAIGLPFGVIPVGGAEVPTFMSYDLERRIDRRRPNPMFGKGAIRGLAAPEAAGNATTGTAMGALLALGLPVSATAAIMLAAFQQYGLQPGPLLFDRAPELVWALLASFFIAMVVLLIINLPFARYWAKLLLIPSQYLYAGIMVFCGLGIYATSGAIFDLLLLLGLGLLGFIMRRHGVPVAPLLIGMVLGPLAETSMRDALLSSNGDYSVFVTGPIPLVLYGLLFVVLALTVRSKIVNRSRRDV; encoded by the coding sequence ATGGACGCACTCAACCTGTTGATGGACGGGTTCGCCGGCGCGCTGACGCCGATGAACCTCCTGTGGGTCGTGGTGGGCTGTCTGCTCGGCACCGCGGTGGGCGTGCTGCCCGGCCTGGGCTCCTCGATGGCCGTGGCCCTGCTGCTGCCCATGACGTTCGCGCTGGACCCCACCGCGGCGTTCATCCTCTTCGCCGGCGTCTACTTCGGCGGCCTGTTCGGCGACTCGACCATGGCCATCCTGATGAACACCCCGGGTCAGGGCTCCGCGATCGCCTCCACCTTCGAGGGCCACAAGATGGCCAAGGACGGCCGGGCCCCGCAGGCCCTGGCCACCGCAGCGATCGGCGCCTTCATCGGCGGCATGGTCGCCTCCGTGGTCGTGGTCTTCCTGGCGCCCCGGCTCGCCGACTTCTCCGCGAACTTCGGCCCGGCCGAGTACTTCGCCCTGGCCCTGTTCGCCTTCGTCGCGACCTCCTCGGTGGTCTCCGACTCCGTGCCCAAGGGCCTGGCGTCCCTGGTGCTGGGCCTGGGCATCGCCACGGTGGGCATCGACGCGATCTCCGGCTCGGAGCGCTTCACCTACGGCTCCCCGAACCTGTTCGACGGGATCTCCCTGGTCACCGTCTCCGTGGCCGTGCTGGCCCTGGGCGAGGTCCTGCACGTGGCCTCCCGGATCCGGCGCGACCCCGCGGCCCACCAGATGAAGTTCAGCGGGCGCCCGTTCCTGTCCCGCGCCGAGCTGAAGGAGGCCGCCCCGGCCTGGGCCCGCGGCACCGCCATCGGCCTGCCCTTCGGCGTCATCCCGGTGGGCGGCGCGGAGGTCCCGACCTTCATGTCCTACGACCTCGAGCGGCGCATCGACCGCCGCCGCCCGAACCCGATGTTCGGCAAGGGCGCCATCCGCGGCCTGGCCGCCCCGGAGGCCGCCGGCAACGCCACCACCGGCACCGCCATGGGGGCGCTGCTGGCGCTGGGCCTGCCGGTTTCGGCGACCGCGGCGATCATGCTCGCGGCGTTCCAGCAGTACGGCCTGCAGCCGGGCCCGCTGCTCTTCGACCGCGCTCCCGAGCTCGTCTGGGCCCTGCTGGCCAGCTTCTTCATCGCCATGGTCGTGCTGCTGATCATCAACCTGCCCTTCGCCCGGTACTGGGCCAAGCTGCTGCTGATCCCCAGCCAGTACCTGTACGCGGGCATCATGGTGTTCTGCGGCCTGGGCATCTACGCGACCTCGGGCGCGATCTTCGACCTGCTGCTGCTGCTGGGCCTGGGCCTGCTGGGCTTCATCATGCGCCGCCACGGCGTGCCGGTGGCCCCGCTGCTGATCGGCATGGTCCTGGGGCCGCTGGCCGAGACCAGCATGCGCGACGCCCTGCTGTCCTCCAACGGCGACTACTCGGTCTTCGTGACCGGGCCCATCCCGCTGGTGCTCTACGGCCTGCTGTTCGTCGTGCTGGCGCTGACCGTGCGCTCCAAGATCGTGAACCGGTCCCGCCGGGACGTGTGA
- a CDS encoding serine hydrolase produces MSDRRRPSTPLPPRGLTTGAAALTALLLLTGCTAEPGAGTSATAGAAAAEPVLADDLEQLAVGVPGEFGLVLLGPDGDELASRAADRPFTSASFYKLFVAHAVLERVDRGELALDDPVPGSALTVGHALAATMSWSDNPSGAALGRWLGWAELEEFAHGHGFSATTFDPDAGDADRVAMTTTPADVAALLEHLRRGELLSPASTALFRQLLEDQQLDYALPSGFSPGTAFAHKTGLLEDVSHDAGLLTLDGREHVVVVMTDGWAGYEDSRPWYRDTGAALEAWLLDPART; encoded by the coding sequence GTGTCCGACCGACGACGCCCGAGCACGCCTCTCCCGCCCCGAGGGCTCACCACGGGAGCGGCGGCGCTGACCGCACTGCTCCTGCTCACCGGATGCACCGCGGAACCGGGGGCCGGCACATCGGCGACCGCCGGGGCGGCCGCGGCGGAGCCCGTGCTCGCCGACGACCTCGAGCAGCTCGCCGTCGGGGTGCCCGGCGAGTTCGGCCTCGTCCTGCTGGGCCCGGACGGGGACGAACTGGCGTCCCGTGCCGCCGACCGCCCGTTCACGAGCGCCAGCTTCTACAAGCTCTTCGTCGCCCACGCCGTGCTCGAGCGCGTCGACCGGGGCGAGCTCGCCCTCGACGACCCGGTGCCGGGCAGCGCGCTGACCGTGGGGCACGCGCTGGCCGCGACGATGAGCTGGTCGGACAACCCCTCGGGCGCCGCCCTGGGCCGGTGGCTCGGCTGGGCCGAGCTGGAGGAGTTCGCGCACGGGCACGGCTTCTCGGCGACGACCTTCGACCCGGACGCCGGGGACGCGGACCGGGTGGCCATGACGACCACCCCGGCCGACGTCGCGGCCCTGCTGGAGCATCTGCGCCGCGGTGAGCTGCTGTCCCCCGCCTCCACCGCCCTCTTCCGGCAGCTGCTGGAGGACCAGCAGCTGGACTACGCCCTGCCCTCCGGGTTCTCGCCGGGCACGGCCTTCGCGCACAAGACCGGGCTGCTCGAGGACGTCTCCCACGACGCGGGTCTGCTCACCCTGGACGGTCGGGAGCACGTCGTCGTCGTGATGACGGACGGCTGGGCCGGTTACGAGGACTCCCGGCCCTGGTACCGGGACACGGGCGCCGCCCTCGAGGCGTGGCTCCTGGACCCCGCCCGTACCTGA
- a CDS encoding sodium:solute symporter family protein — protein sequence MIILGVGTTVLAVLVIGVLVARKVDGDSTNYLVAGRQLGMPLVAVSLTAAAVDSNATVGNTDLTSGYGFWAGASLALGLAVCLLLAGLFLAKPMNRMRLLTLGDFFRIRYGRRTETLASLIMIFAFTFLLAGNLVACGFLLEYFAHVPYAAGVVVASALVLSYTLAGGLFSDAYTAVLQTVITVVAAVALIVWVALTYGIVVPEGMGPFDLEQLTSSEAGAPVNWATLVALGIGDLVAIDFMQRIFGAKSPRVAQRSCFLAAGTTAVIGTIFALVALTASSVLGLSAADGPILYALLGEYAPPLLAVLVLSGIVAASFSTASGAILATSAVTVRNVFNVRRTEISGAHDPLLRWTRLAMLPVVLIGILLAVRVSQTGILLTLAFDLMLASLSASFILGAFWKRPGARAALAAAGVGLTSRLVFLALTPTIYGAPNELFHLESTLVTSAFDGWATLLAGALGWLTYVLVGLTAARPQAETDTQRLELYRLYREQTPSGFTPRVRAGAAAERAAAPDVEPAVDPQVPARV from the coding sequence ATGATCATTCTCGGGGTCGGCACCACCGTCCTGGCGGTGCTCGTCATCGGCGTGCTGGTGGCGCGCAAGGTCGACGGGGACAGCACCAACTATCTCGTGGCGGGACGCCAGCTGGGCATGCCGCTGGTCGCGGTCTCGCTCACCGCCGCGGCGGTGGACTCGAACGCCACCGTGGGCAACACGGACCTCACCTCCGGCTACGGCTTCTGGGCCGGGGCGTCCCTGGCCCTGGGCCTGGCGGTGTGCCTCCTGCTGGCCGGGCTCTTCCTGGCCAAGCCCATGAACCGGATGCGGCTGCTCACCCTCGGGGACTTCTTCCGGATCCGCTACGGCCGGCGCACGGAGACCCTGGCGTCCCTCATCATGATCTTCGCCTTCACGTTCCTGCTGGCCGGCAACCTCGTGGCCTGCGGGTTCCTGCTCGAGTACTTCGCGCACGTGCCCTACGCGGCCGGAGTGGTGGTGGCCAGCGCCCTGGTGCTCAGCTACACCCTGGCGGGCGGGCTGTTCTCCGACGCCTACACCGCGGTGCTGCAGACCGTGATCACCGTGGTGGCCGCCGTGGCGCTCATCGTGTGGGTGGCGCTCACCTACGGCATCGTGGTGCCGGAGGGCATGGGCCCGTTCGACCTGGAGCAGCTCACCAGCTCGGAGGCCGGCGCCCCGGTCAACTGGGCCACGCTGGTCGCCCTCGGCATCGGCGACCTCGTGGCGATCGACTTCATGCAGCGGATCTTCGGCGCGAAGAGCCCGCGGGTGGCGCAGCGCTCCTGCTTCCTGGCGGCCGGCACCACCGCCGTGATCGGCACGATCTTCGCCCTCGTGGCCCTCACCGCCTCCTCCGTGCTCGGGCTCTCCGCCGCGGACGGGCCGATCCTCTACGCCCTGCTGGGCGAGTACGCGCCTCCACTGCTTGCGGTGCTGGTGCTGTCCGGCATCGTGGCGGCGTCCTTCTCCACGGCCTCCGGCGCGATCCTGGCCACCTCGGCCGTGACCGTGCGCAACGTCTTCAACGTGCGGCGCACCGAGATCTCCGGCGCCCACGACCCGCTGCTGCGCTGGACGCGGCTGGCCATGCTCCCGGTGGTGCTCATCGGGATCCTGCTGGCCGTGCGGGTCAGCCAGACCGGGATCCTGCTGACCCTGGCCTTCGACCTGATGCTGGCGAGCCTGTCGGCGTCCTTCATCCTGGGCGCCTTCTGGAAGCGGCCCGGCGCCCGCGCCGCCCTGGCCGCGGCGGGCGTCGGCCTGACCAGCCGGCTGGTGTTCCTCGCGCTGACGCCCACGATCTACGGCGCCCCCAACGAGCTCTTCCACCTCGAGAGCACCCTCGTCACCAGCGCCTTCGACGGCTGGGCCACCCTGCTGGCCGGCGCCCTGGGCTGGCTGACCTACGTGCTCGTGGGTCTCACCGCCGCCCGGCCCCAGGCCGAGACGGACACGCAGCGGCTGGAGCTGTACCGCCTCTACCGCGAGCAGACGCCCTCGGGCTTCACCCCGCGCGTGCGCGCGGGCGCGGCGGCCGAGCGCGCTGCCGCACCCGACGTCGAACCCGCCGTCGATCCGCAGGTCCCGGCGCGCGTCTGA
- a CDS encoding rhamnulokinase, with protein sequence MTRTVAAVDLGATSGRVILGGIEDGRLRLRHLARFPNQPVRLHEGGRTGLHWNITELHRSLTAGLAQALRQGELVVSIGIDSWAVDYALLRDGRMLGAPYSYRDERTAVGVEAVHGRVSPEELHARTGLQHLPFNTVYQLAVDRVRGDLDLADRMLLVPDLIGYWLTGRQVAEATNASTTGLLDARTRQWDTGLMDRLGYPRELFAPVVTPGTRIGELLPDVAAELGAAPGLAVTAVGSHDTASAVVAVPTTDDAAAFISSGTWSLVGIELDAPVLTPESRAANFTNEGGLDGRVRFLKNVSGLWLLSESIRTWDGPGASDAQRSSDLAALLAEAAAVTRPVSVVDATDERFTAPGDMPARVVAWCEERGLEPPRTRAEVVRCILESLAAAYATTIEQAEHLSGKRIRTIHVVGGGSQNALLCQLTADRTGRTVAAGPVEATAVGNVLVQARAAGLVTGDLEALRGIVATTFEPVRYQPRTVTDTAR encoded by the coding sequence ATGACGAGAACCGTGGCGGCGGTGGACCTGGGCGCCACCAGCGGACGGGTGATCCTGGGCGGGATCGAGGACGGGCGGCTCCGGCTGCGCCACCTCGCCCGCTTCCCCAACCAGCCGGTGCGCCTGCACGAGGGCGGGCGGACCGGGCTGCACTGGAACATCACCGAGCTCCACCGGTCCCTGACCGCCGGGCTGGCCCAGGCCCTGCGGCAGGGCGAGCTCGTCGTCTCGATCGGGATCGACTCCTGGGCCGTCGACTACGCCCTGCTGCGGGACGGCCGGATGCTCGGGGCGCCCTACTCCTACCGCGACGAGCGGACCGCCGTCGGGGTGGAGGCCGTGCACGGACGGGTGTCCCCGGAGGAGCTCCACGCCCGCACCGGTCTGCAGCACCTGCCCTTCAACACGGTCTACCAGCTGGCCGTCGACCGGGTCCGCGGCGACCTGGACCTGGCCGACCGGATGCTCCTGGTCCCGGACCTGATCGGCTACTGGCTCACCGGCCGGCAGGTCGCCGAGGCCACCAACGCCTCCACCACCGGGCTGCTCGACGCCCGCACCCGGCAGTGGGACACCGGGTTGATGGACCGGCTCGGCTACCCGCGCGAGCTCTTCGCCCCCGTCGTCACCCCCGGCACCAGGATCGGGGAGCTGCTGCCGGACGTCGCCGCCGAGCTGGGTGCGGCCCCGGGGCTCGCGGTCACCGCCGTGGGCTCCCACGACACCGCCTCGGCCGTGGTCGCAGTCCCGACGACCGACGACGCCGCGGCGTTCATCTCCTCGGGCACGTGGTCGCTGGTCGGGATCGAGCTGGACGCCCCGGTCCTGACCCCGGAGAGCCGTGCCGCCAACTTCACCAACGAGGGGGGACTCGACGGCCGGGTGCGCTTCCTGAAGAACGTCTCGGGGCTGTGGCTGCTCTCCGAGTCGATCCGCACCTGGGACGGCCCCGGCGCCAGCGACGCCCAGCGCAGCAGCGACCTCGCGGCGCTGCTGGCCGAGGCCGCCGCGGTGACCCGGCCCGTGTCCGTCGTCGACGCCACCGACGAGCGCTTCACCGCCCCCGGGGACATGCCCGCCCGGGTCGTGGCCTGGTGCGAGGAGCGGGGCCTGGAGCCCCCGCGCACCCGCGCCGAGGTGGTGCGCTGCATCCTGGAGTCGCTGGCGGCCGCCTACGCCACCACGATCGAGCAGGCCGAGCACCTGTCGGGCAAGCGCATCCGCACGATCCACGTCGTCGGCGGCGGGTCCCAGAACGCCCTGCTGTGCCAGCTCACCGCCGACCGCACCGGCCGCACCGTCGCCGCCGGCCCCGTGGAGGCCACCGCCGTGGGCAACGTCCTGGTCCAGGCCCGCGCCGCGGGCCTGGTGACGGGCGACCTCGAGGCGCTGCGCGGCATCGTGGCCACCACCTTCGAGCCCGTCCGCTACCAGCCGCGGACCGTGACGGACACCGCGCGCTGA